A single region of the Legionella oakridgensis ATCC 33761 = DSM 21215 genome encodes:
- a CDS encoding ABC transporter permease, protein MTGYLIRRILYAIPILLGINILTFALFFMVNTPDDMARMQLGEKHISPVAIQQWKTQRGYDLPLFYNANASGLQTVTHTLFFKKSLLLFVFDFGVSDAGRDISYDISQRMWPSLAIAFPVLVFGMLANILFAMMMAFFRSSYLDLTGVIFCIILMSISTMFYIIGGQYLFGKVLRLVPISGYDDGLDSIKFVALPILVAVIGGLGAGSRWYRTLFLEEMDKDYVKTARAKGLSELSVLFRHILKNAMLPILTGVVVIIPSLFMGSLVLESFFGVPGLGNYIIDAIQQQDFAIVRAMVFLGSVLYIAGLILTDISYTLVDPRVRLQ, encoded by the coding sequence ATGACAGGCTATTTGATTCGACGTATTCTCTATGCCATTCCTATTTTGTTAGGAATCAATATACTGACTTTTGCACTTTTTTTTATGGTGAATACGCCAGATGATATGGCACGCATGCAATTGGGTGAAAAACATATTTCTCCTGTGGCTATTCAACAATGGAAAACGCAGCGTGGTTACGATTTGCCGCTGTTTTATAATGCCAATGCAAGTGGATTACAGACAGTGACACACACGTTGTTTTTTAAAAAATCGTTGTTATTGTTTGTATTTGATTTTGGCGTTTCCGATGCAGGCAGAGACATCAGTTATGATATTTCCCAAAGAATGTGGCCAAGTCTTGCCATTGCCTTTCCGGTGTTAGTGTTTGGGATGCTGGCAAATATTTTATTTGCCATGATGATGGCTTTTTTCCGTTCCAGTTATCTTGACCTCACTGGGGTGATTTTTTGCATCATCTTGATGTCGATTTCCACCATGTTTTATATTATTGGTGGCCAATATTTGTTTGGAAAAGTGCTGCGATTAGTCCCTATCTCTGGATACGACGATGGTTTAGACAGCATCAAATTTGTGGCGTTGCCGATTTTGGTTGCTGTGATAGGAGGTTTGGGAGCCGGGAGTCGCTGGTATAGAACTCTGTTTTTAGAAGAAATGGACAAAGATTATGTAAAAACAGCACGTGCTAAGGGTTTGTCTGAGTTGAGTGTGTTATTTCGCCATATTTTGAAAAATGCCATGTTACCTATTTTAACAGGAGTAGTCGTTATTATTCCTTCCTTATTTATGGGCAGTTTGGTGCTTGAGTCATTTTTTGGCGTTCCGGGATTGGGAAATTACATCATCGATGCTATTCAACAGCAAGATTTTGCTATTGTTAGGGCCATGGTGTTTTTAGGTTCTGTGCTTTATATTGCAGGATTAATTTTGACGGATATCTCCTATACATTGGTTGACCCACGAGTGAGATTGCAATGA
- a CDS encoding ABC transporter permease, which yields MTLELLWTDECFLLVLLLSAAVWMKSMRKMHVRRAFQRIFKQPIAVSAAIILMFFLIIAVMDSLHYKTADEHQPKSLLDRILAPLGDDYEKTYSAPMSLTLYATETIMVDGQVEQIYPRLKYPPKTLQDDKDIWHQLVEPILLITVALALAMVATFWAIMIAVRTFYTGKLSFTISRAEMSALVTLFICCTLMIAGYWLSRYLHVLGTGKIGQDIFFYAVKSIRTGLVIGILTTLFMMPLALILGIAAGYFGGMIDDIIQYIYTTLSSIPGVLLITASILSMQTYIANHPEQFTTLGQNADARLLALCFILGVTSWTSLCRLLRAEALKLREIDFVLAAQALGSNAFKIIFKHLLPNVMHIVLITLVLDFSFLVLAEAVLSYVGVGVSPLTISWGNMINAARLELAREPIIWWPMFAAFLFMFVLVLASNLFADAVRDAFDPRRASL from the coding sequence ATGACGCTGGAGTTATTATGGACCGATGAATGTTTTTTACTGGTTTTACTGTTGAGTGCTGCCGTATGGATGAAAAGCATGCGCAAGATGCATGTTCGAAGAGCATTTCAACGGATTTTCAAGCAACCGATAGCGGTAAGTGCGGCAATCATTTTAATGTTTTTTCTCATCATTGCCGTGATGGATTCGCTTCACTATAAAACCGCAGACGAACATCAGCCTAAATCCTTGCTGGACAGAATTCTTGCGCCGTTAGGAGATGACTATGAAAAAACATATTCCGCGCCCATGTCTCTGACGTTGTATGCAACAGAAACCATCATGGTTGATGGACAAGTCGAGCAAATCTATCCACGTTTAAAATATCCACCAAAAACTCTCCAAGACGATAAAGATATTTGGCATCAGCTTGTTGAACCTATTTTATTGATCACAGTGGCTTTAGCTCTGGCTATGGTTGCTACCTTTTGGGCTATCATGATTGCCGTCAGAACTTTTTATACTGGCAAACTCTCTTTTACGATCAGCCGGGCAGAAATGAGTGCGTTAGTTACCTTATTTATCTGCTGTACTCTGATGATTGCAGGTTATTGGCTGTCTCGTTATTTGCACGTATTAGGAACCGGTAAAATTGGCCAGGATATTTTTTTCTATGCGGTAAAAAGTATTCGTACAGGGTTGGTGATTGGTATTTTAACGACCTTGTTTATGATGCCGCTGGCGCTGATATTGGGCATTGCAGCCGGTTATTTTGGCGGTATGATTGATGATATTATCCAATACATATACACCACGCTAAGTTCTATCCCAGGAGTATTGCTCATTACTGCCTCGATTTTATCCATGCAAACATACATTGCCAATCATCCTGAGCAATTTACTACGCTGGGGCAAAATGCGGATGCAAGATTGCTGGCGTTATGTTTTATCCTCGGAGTGACCAGCTGGACTAGCCTTTGTCGTCTGTTACGTGCCGAGGCTTTGAAATTGCGTGAAATTGATTTTGTGTTGGCTGCTCAGGCGTTGGGAAGTAATGCATTTAAAATTATTTTTAAACATTTACTACCAAATGTGATGCATATTGTTTTAATTACGCTTGTTCTGGATTTTAGTTTTCTGGTGCTGGCAGAAGCTGTATTATCTTACGTTGGCGTTGGTGTTTCACCGCTGACCATCAGTTGGGGAAATATGATTAATGCCGCTCGACTTGAATTGGCACGCGAACCAATTATTTGGTGGCCAATGTTTGCTGCATTTCTTTTTATGTTTGTTTTGGTGTTAGCCAGTAACCTATTTGCCGATGCGGTACGAGATGCCTTTGACCCGCGGCGAGCAAGTTTATGA